The proteins below are encoded in one region of Peribacillus muralis:
- the fabL gene encoding enoyl-[acyl-carrier-protein] reductase FabL, with amino-acid sequence MEQKVALVTGSSKGLGRSTAIKLAEEGYDLVINYARSKSKALEVAAEIEALGRKALVVKANVGDVAKVKSMFEEIDAYYGRLDIFINNAASGVQRPLMELEESHWDWTMDINTKALLFCAQEAAKLMERNGGGKIVSISSLGSIRYLKNYTAVGVSKAALEALTRYLAVELAAKNICVNAISGGVIDTDALKSFPNREELLAEAAEQTPAGRMVEVEDMVSTILFLISDGASMIRGQTVIVDGGISLLV; translated from the coding sequence ATGGAACAAAAAGTAGCACTCGTTACAGGCAGCAGTAAAGGCTTAGGAAGAAGTACGGCAATAAAACTTGCAGAGGAAGGTTACGACCTCGTTATTAATTATGCCCGAAGCAAGTCGAAAGCATTAGAAGTGGCAGCGGAAATTGAAGCACTGGGGCGTAAAGCTCTTGTAGTAAAGGCGAATGTAGGCGACGTGGCAAAGGTGAAAAGCATGTTCGAGGAAATCGATGCGTATTATGGACGCTTGGATATCTTCATTAATAATGCAGCCTCCGGAGTGCAGCGCCCATTGATGGAGCTTGAAGAATCACATTGGGATTGGACGATGGACATCAATACGAAAGCTCTTCTTTTCTGTGCCCAGGAAGCGGCAAAATTGATGGAAAGAAACGGGGGCGGGAAAATTGTCAGCATCAGTTCTCTTGGCTCGATCCGCTATTTGAAGAATTATACGGCTGTGGGTGTTTCCAAAGCGGCGCTTGAAGCATTAACAAGATATTTAGCGGTCGAACTGGCAGCGAAGAACATTTGTGTCAATGCCATATCGGGGGGTGTGATCGATACGGATGCGCTGAAGTCCTTCCCGAATCGCGAAGAACTGCTTGCAGAGGCAGCAGAACAAACTCCGGCAGGCAGGATGGTGGAAGTGGAAGATATGGTGAGCACCATCCTGTTCTTAATTTCCGATGGAGCAAGCATGATCCGTGGACAAACCGTAATCGTTGATGGAGGCATTTCTTTGCTCGTGTAA
- a CDS encoding gamma-type small acid-soluble spore protein translates to MAKNKTQSGTDIQHVKKQNGQTQQGQGQYGTEFASETNVQEVKKQNQASQQGQGQYGTEFASETNVQEVKKQNAKSQSNKSQG, encoded by the coding sequence ATGGCTAAAAACAAAACGCAATCAGGTACTGACATCCAGCATGTGAAGAAACAAAACGGACAAACTCAGCAAGGACAAGGCCAATACGGTACTGAATTTGCTTCTGAAACCAACGTTCAAGAAGTGAAAAAACAAAACCAAGCGTCTCAACAAGGTCAAGGTCAATACGGCACTGAGTTTGCTTCTGAAACTAACGTTCAAGAAGTGAAAAAACAAAACGCAAAATCCCAAAGCAATAAAAGCCAAGGCTAA